In Lolium rigidum isolate FL_2022 unplaced genomic scaffold, APGP_CSIRO_Lrig_0.1 contig_17643_1, whole genome shotgun sequence, the following are encoded in one genomic region:
- the LOC124680482 gene encoding phenylacetaldehyde reductase: protein MATEGTEAKGETVLVTGASGFIGSWLVRLLLARGYSIHAAVLNPDDKAETDHLLALAAAAGDKDRIRFFRCDLLDGAAMLAAVRGCSGVFHLASPCTVDLVLDPQKELVVPAVEGTLNVLRAAKEAGGVRRVVVTSSVSALVPCPGWPAGEVLDERCWTDIDYCDKNGVWYPASKALAEKAAWKFAEENGLDVVTVNPGTVLGEMIPPKINASMAMFLRLLEGCTEEYADFFIGPVHVEDVALAHILLYENPSASGRHLCVEPICHWSDFSAKVGELYPDYKVHKFPEDTQPGLVRAEAVPKKLMALGLQFSPLEKIIRDSVESLRRRGCIA from the exons ATGGCGACTGAAGGAACTGAAGCCAAGGGGGAGACGGTGCTGGTCACCGGCGCCAGCGGCTTCATCGGCTCCTggctcgtccgcctcctcctcgcccgcGGCTACTCCATCCACGCCGCCGTCCTCAACCCCG ATGACAAGGCCGAGACGGACCACCTCCTCGCGCTCGCCGCTGCGGCCGGCGACAAGGACCGCATCCGCTTCTTCCGGTGCGACCTACTCGACGGCGCCGCCATGCTCGCCGCCGTCCGGGGCTGCTCTGGCGTGTTCCACCTCGCCTCTCCCTGCACtgtcgacctcgtcctcgaccccCAG AAGGAGCTGGTGGTGCCGGCGGTAGAGGGGACGCTCAACGTGCTGCGCGCCGCCAAGGAAGCCGGGGGAGTGCGGCGGGTGGTGGTCACCTCCTCCGTCTCCGCCCTCGTCCCCTGCCCGGGGTGGCCGGCCGGCGAGGTCCTCGACGAGCGCTGCTGGACCGACATCGACTACTGCGACAAGAACGGG GTTTGGTACCCTGCTTCAAAGGCGCTCGCGGAAAAGGCAGCATGGAAATTTGCAGAGGAGAATGGACTGGATGTGGTGACGGTCAATCCGGGCACTGTTTTGGGCGAGATGATTCCGCCAAAAATCAATGCCAGTATGGCCATGTTTCTTCGCTTACTTGAAG GTTGCACAGAGGAGTATGCAGATTTCTTCATCGGGCCAGTGCATGTGGAAGACGTCGCACTAGCCCATATTCTGCTGTACGAGAACCCATCGGCATCCGGGAGGCACCTCTGCGTGGAGCCCATCTGTCACTGGAGCGATTTCTCGGCGAAAGTCGGCGAGCTCTACCCTGACTACAAAGTCCACAA ATTTCCTGAGGACACGCAGCCTGGGCTAGTGAGAGCGGAGGCGGTGCCGAAGAAGCTAATGGCGCTAGGTCTGCAGTTCAGTCCCTTGGAGAAGATCATCAGGGACTCTGTAGAGAGCCTCCGGAGGAGAGGATGCATCGCTTGA